The nucleotide window TGGTAGGTGATGGCTATGAGGATAAGGAAAAGCTATGTGCTGTTGCCAAATCTGCCTTTGACCGTGCTATGACAAAAGTGAAAGCTGGCTCAAAATTAAATCAAATCGGAAAAGCGGTAGAACGTGAAGCAAACGCAAATGGCTTGACGGTTATTATGAATTTAACAGGGCATGGCTTAGGGCGCTCATTACATGAGGCACCTGATCATATTTTAAATTATTATGATGCATGGGATTCGACAATTATGAAAGAGGGCATGGTGCTAGCAGTAGAGCCTTTTATTTCTGCGAAGGCGGAGCATATCGTGGAAGCTGGAGATGGCTGGACATTTATTACACCAGATAAATCACTTGTTGCGCAAATTGAGCATTCCGTTATCGTTACAAAAGATAAACCAATTATTTTAACAGAGCTAGAAAATTAACCCCATTTGAAAAACTAAAAAGCCTGAGAAATTTTATGAGCTGTAAAATTTCTCAGGCTTTAAATATAAATGATTTCCATATCCATATATGATTGTCGTTCTAAATAAGATAAAATAATAATAATTTACTAATTAAGGAGTGGGAAAATGAAAAAATTAAGCGACTTAGATTTAACATTAAGCATGGATAAAAAAATGTATAAAAAGAAATTAAAAATGCTACAGTATGAAATGCTCAATGCACAGCAGTTTTTATTTAATAACAAAATCGGCTTAATTTTTGTATTTGAAGGAATGGACGCAGCTGGTAAAGGTGGCGCAATTAAGCGATTGACAGAGCGTATAGACCCGCGTGGCCTAGTTGTACATCCAATTTCTGCCCCACAGCCACATGAGCTTCGCTACAATTATTTACATCGCTTTTGGCGTAAATTACCTCAGCATGGACAAATTGCTATATTTGACCGCTCTTGGTATGGACGAGTGTTAGTAGAGCGTTTAGAGGGTTTTGCAACAAAGGATGAGTGGAGCCGCGCATATGAAGAAATAAATAATTTTGAAAAGCTGCTAACAGATGGCGATTACATTGTCATTAAGTTTTGGCTACATATTGATGAAGAAGAGCAGTTAAAGCGCTTTAATGATCGCGCTGCAGATCCTTATAAAGCTTGGAAGCTTACAGATGAGGATTGGCGCAATAGAGAGAAATTTAAAGATTATACGTCAGCGGCTAATGAAGCATTTGCCAAAACCGATAGTGAGCATGCGCCATGGATTTTAGTACCTGGCAACGACAAATTATATGCACGCGTGCAAGTTTTAAAGGAAACGTTAGCCCATATAGAAAAAGAAGCAGAAAGAAGAGGGCTTCATTTAACAAATCAGTTTGTTGCTCCGCAGGATGAAGCTGAAGAAGAAGTTGAACAAGTGCCATCAGTGGATATGAAGCCGAAAAATGTAGTGAAAAGTAAAAAGAAAAAGCGCAAATAACTAGCACAGGATAAACTTTAAGGAGAAGACGCTTTGGCGTTGTGAAAAAAATGCTGAGAGATTTTTTAAGCTTATTTCAAAAGAAGGGTGATGCGGTGATTACAATCGCATGTAATCGATGTGATTTGCGAACTTTAGTAGAAGCGGATGCACCTAACTTGGCTGTGTTGTTAGCTGAAAATAAATATTTTTGGTCAACATATGAGCCATTACACCATCCTAATTTTTATACAGTAGAAACACAGCGTAAAAAAATTATGGAAAGCTTATATTTATTGCAAGAAAAGCGGGAGTTTTCCTTCGGCATATTTGCTAAAGGAACAAATCGCTTAATAGGACATATTTCCCTTTATGCAGTGAAAAGACTACCATACTCTAGTGCCTTTATTGGCTACTCTATGGACCAGCATTTTGTAGGAAAAGGGATGGCGACGGAGGCAGCGAGGGCGGTAGTGAAATTTGCCTTTGAACAAGTAGGGGTTCATCGTGTTGAAGCATATGTCGCACCAGCAAATACTGCGTCAATACGTGTATTAGAGAAGGTAGGCTTTCAAAAAGAAGGGCTCCTACGTAAGCTATTATTTATTAATGGGCAATG belongs to Lysinibacillus louembei and includes:
- the map gene encoding type I methionyl aminopeptidase, which translates into the protein MIVTTQEELDAFKKIGRIVAEIREAMKAATKPGVTTKELDEIAGRMFAEAGALSGPKGEYDFPGYTCISVNHEVAHGIPGEKVIKEGDLVNIDVSGSYNGYFADTGISFVVGDGYEDKEKLCAVAKSAFDRAMTKVKAGSKLNQIGKAVEREANANGLTVIMNLTGHGLGRSLHEAPDHILNYYDAWDSTIMKEGMVLAVEPFISAKAEHIVEAGDGWTFITPDKSLVAQIEHSVIVTKDKPIILTELEN
- a CDS encoding polyphosphate kinase 2 family protein, with amino-acid sequence MKKLSDLDLTLSMDKKMYKKKLKMLQYEMLNAQQFLFNNKIGLIFVFEGMDAAGKGGAIKRLTERIDPRGLVVHPISAPQPHELRYNYLHRFWRKLPQHGQIAIFDRSWYGRVLVERLEGFATKDEWSRAYEEINNFEKLLTDGDYIVIKFWLHIDEEEQLKRFNDRAADPYKAWKLTDEDWRNREKFKDYTSAANEAFAKTDSEHAPWILVPGNDKLYARVQVLKETLAHIEKEAERRGLHLTNQFVAPQDEAEEEVEQVPSVDMKPKNVVKSKKKKRK
- a CDS encoding GNAT family N-acetyltransferase, with amino-acid sequence MLRDFLSLFQKKGDAVITIACNRCDLRTLVEADAPNLAVLLAENKYFWSTYEPLHHPNFYTVETQRKKIMESLYLLQEKREFSFGIFAKGTNRLIGHISLYAVKRLPYSSAFIGYSMDQHFVGKGMATEAARAVVKFAFEQVGVHRVEAYVAPANTASIRVLEKVGFQKEGLLRKLLFINGQWVDHYMFALLAED